In Thermoanaerobacterium xylanolyticum LX-11, the genomic window CCCATTGATGTAAGTATTCCGCCTGGAACTAAGATTTCAGGATTTTTTCTTTGCTTTAAGTAGCTTACTTCCATCATGATTCCTGGTATCAATATGAAAAGAGGCCATATATTAGACATATCCAATGTTATTCCGTATCTTGATAGTAAGCCCAGGTTGTCATTTAGATAGATAAGTCCTAACAATATAAGTACAATTCCGACTATTTTCTTTCCCATGATTAAACCTCCTGAAAAGTTTTGGCTTTCATTTATATTTTACTATAAATGGATGAAAATTTAACTATATTTTTGATATTTTTGCGAAAAAATACTTGAAAAAATTTCAGAAGGTGATATAATAATAAAAACAACGAATAAATATAAAAAACAAATACTATTTATACATATTTCACATTATTTTTTTAATGTTTAATGCATAAATATAAATTAAAATTTATATATATAAAATATTGAAGGTGGGATCTCAATGGTGAGGGTCGGCATATTAGGAGCTACAGGCTATACAGGTGTAGAGCTCATTAGAATCTTATCAAATCACGAAGATGTCCAGATAAAATACTTATCATCTCAAAATTTCAATGGTAAAAAAATTGAAGATGTGTATCACTCTTTAAAAGGATTTTGTAAAGTAGAGCTTCAGGAACTAAATATTGACGATATTGTTGAAAGCTGTGATGTGGTATTTACAGCACTTCCATCTGGATATGCAATGAATATGGCTGAAAAATTATGCAAAAGTGGAGTAAAGCTAATTGACCTTGGTGCGGATTTTAGATTTGATGATTTCAAAACTTACAAGGAGTGGTATGGGGTAAGTAGCGATGTTTACGGCAGCGTAAGTAGAGTTTATGGGCTTCCAGAGATTCATAGGGATGTGATTAAAAATGCGATGATTGTTGGGAATCCGGGATGTTATCCTACATCTGCAATTCTTGGTTTGGCGCCAGCTCTAAAAAGCGGAATAATAGAAAATCATATAATAATTGATTCCAAATCTGGTGTATCTGGCGCAGGCCACAGTCCAAAGCAGGGAAATATGTATGCAGAGTGCAATGAAAGCATAAAGCCTTACAACGTGGCAAAGCACAGACACATACCAGAAATAGAACAAGAGCTTTCAAAGTTAAATCACGAAGATACAAAAGTCGTTTTTACTCCCCATTTGACGCCTATGACAAGAGGAATATTAAGCACTATGTACTGCCGATTGAAAAAAGATATTTCGATAGAAAGCATTCACGAGATTTACAGTGAGTTCTATAAAGATGAATATTTTGTGAAAATATTGGATATCGGTGAATATCCATCTACAAAAAGCGTATATGGATCAAATTTTTGCCATATTGGATTAGAAATTGATAGGCATTCTAATACATTGATAATCATGTCTGTCATTGATAATTTGGTGAAAGGTGCATCTGGGCAGGCTGTCCAAAACATGAATATAATGTTTGGCATCAATGAAGCTAAAGGATTAAAGATGGTGCCAGTTTTTCCATAATGATAAGCTTAAGGAGGATATGATAATGGAGGATTTTGAGGTGATTGAAGGAAATGTTACATCGCCTAAAGGATTTTTAGCCTCAGGTGTGTTTGCAGGCATAAAGAAAGCGAAAAAGGATTTTGCCATGATATACTCTGAGAAAAAGGCCAATGTTGCTGCAGTATTTACTACAAATAAGGTGAAAGCAGCGCCAGTGATTTTAGACATGGAGAAAATA contains:
- the argC gene encoding N-acetyl-gamma-glutamyl-phosphate reductase, with amino-acid sequence MVRVGILGATGYTGVELIRILSNHEDVQIKYLSSQNFNGKKIEDVYHSLKGFCKVELQELNIDDIVESCDVVFTALPSGYAMNMAEKLCKSGVKLIDLGADFRFDDFKTYKEWYGVSSDVYGSVSRVYGLPEIHRDVIKNAMIVGNPGCYPTSAILGLAPALKSGIIENHIIIDSKSGVSGAGHSPKQGNMYAECNESIKPYNVAKHRHIPEIEQELSKLNHEDTKVVFTPHLTPMTRGILSTMYCRLKKDISIESIHEIYSEFYKDEYFVKILDIGEYPSTKSVYGSNFCHIGLEIDRHSNTLIIMSVIDNLVKGASGQAVQNMNIMFGINEAKGLKMVPVFP